CTTGATCTTATAGAAAAGGTTTGCTTAACTGAGAAAGGACAGTGTTATCAGATTGGATGTTTTAACCTCactttctcctttcttttccatCTGCAGAAGCCTGGTGGGATCATTGCTCTCCTCGATGAAGCTTGGTAATATTAAAGACTACTTCCGTAGATCTTTTATCCTGACTgttattttgtaaactaatGAGACGCAATTTTTCCAGTATGTTTCCAAAATCAACCCACGAAACATTTGCAAACAAGCTATATCAGACTTTTAAGGCTCACAAGAGATTCATCAAACCAAAACTCTCTCGAACAGATTTTACCGTTGCTCATTATGCCGGAGAAGTACgttgtatatttctttttaccaagaAAAATTTGACACAAGGGGACTGTTTCACAAGTTTCTCGTGTCTTTTAAATTTCTTTCAGGTTCTATATCAGTCTGATCTATTTCTGGATAAAAACAAGGATTATGTGATCCCTGAACACCAAGATTTGTTGGGAGCTTCCAAATGCCCTTTTGTCGTGGGTCTTTTCCCTCCACTCCCTGAAGAAACATCTAAATCTTCAAAGTTTTCATCTATTGGTTCTCGTTTCAAGGTAGGAAGCTTATTCTATTGAAAATATCCAGGTGGTTTCTAAGGAAGAGTGTCTTACTAATATTCTCTTAGTAAGTAAACGTAAGAACTAAAATACGGTTGGCCTGATTGATGCAGCTGCAACTCCAGCAACTGATGGAAACATTAAATTCTACCGAGCCTCATTACATCAGATGTGTGAAGCCTAACAATCTCTTAAAACCTGCCGTATTTGAGAATGTGAACATCATGCAGCAGCTGCGTTGTGGTGTAAGTATacataagataatattttccaCAGTGATGTTTTTCTAGACTAGACATATGGGTTATGAGCATGGTTCCACAAAGCctctttatgtttttaatatccTGCGAGTAATGGCAGGAAAGCGTGTGCTAATAACTCTAAAACTTTTACGGTTTCTGTATAGGGTGTTTTAGAGGCGATCAGAATTAGTTGCGCAGGGTATCCAACACGTAAACCTTTCTTTGAGTTTGTCAACCGCTTCGGACTTCTATGTCCTTCGGCTTTAGAAGGGAGGTAAGTAAACAGCAATTTTACTAGCCCgtaaaaattataatgtttAGTGAGAGTTGGAATCAATATTTACAGATTTTGACTTTTCCCTGAACAGCTACGATGAGAAAGTCGTGTGTAAAAAGATATTGGACAGCATGGGACTTAAAGGATACCAGGTAACTGTTCCTTGAGTATTATTTAGTTAATGGAACCAATTGTATAGTATGAATGATGCAATGGAATATGATTCAGTGATGGAAAATTTGAAAGAAATCAAATGCAAACTCGTATCTTTTGTTAATGCAGATTGGTAAAACAAAGATCTTCTTGAGGGCTGGTCAGATGGCTGAACTCGACGCTAGGAGGACAGAAGTGCTTAGTGGTGCTgcaaaaaaaattcagagacGAACAAGAACTCATCAAGCTCAGAAACGGTTTACTGTTCTGAGAAAGGCCACAATATCTCTACAAGCTCTATGTAGAGGTGAGCCATCTGATTTCAATCGCGCTCTTTGGACTTTGGAAGGGCATTAACTTTGTCACACTATATGAACTATTTGCTTGAATATAGAAACATTTATGCAACTTTTACTCATTTTCAAATATCATAGGAAGACTTTCCTGCAAAGTTTACGAAAATTTGAGACGAGAAGCTGCTGCTgtgaagattcagaagaatgGTCGAAGATAttactctagaaaatcttataAAAAGCTCCATGTGTGTGCGCTTGCTTTACAGACTGGTCTAAGAGCAATGGCTGCTCGTAAAGAATTCAGATTCAGGAAGCAAACAAAGGCTGCCACAATTGTTCAGGTTGATGTTCTTAAGAGAGTATAGAAGTTTTAAACTATCTTACGTTTCTCATGATCAGTAACACAGAGTTTCCTGTTACTAATGGCAGGCTCAGTGGCGTTGTCACAGAGCAACCACGTACTACAAGAAGCTTAAAAATGGAGTGATCATATCTCAGACACGATGGAGAGGCAGACTTGCTAGGAGAGAACTTAGGAAGCTCAAAATGGTACAGCTTGTTTATTTGCACTTCCTAAAATTTCTTTTAGTATTCACATTGCCAATAGCCTACTATTATAATGCATGGTATATTTATTGGAAACAATCATGCCATATACTTTGTGGTAGGAAGTACGCATCtgcaagttttttttaatactttcaAAATAAGGATACTACTTTTGGTTTACTATCTCAAACATACTCTTAATTGTTTCATTTTGTCTTCAGGCTTCAAGGGAAACAGGCGCACTTAAGGAGGCAAAAGATATGCTTGAAAAGAAAGTTGAGGAACTCACATATCGTGTCCAGTTGGAGAAACGCCTGAGGGTATCTGCCATAGAAACATCATTCTAATCGATCATTTTTGAATAAGATTTATAACGTATAGCGCGCTGAGTTATTATTTCAGGCTGATTTAGAAGAAGCAAAGACTCAGGAGACAGCGAAACTCCAGAGTTCGTTGGAGGAAATGCGGAGGAAAGTGGATGAAGCAAatgcattgcttgtgaaggAACGCGAAGCTGCAAAGAAAGCCGCTGAGGAAGCTCCTCCTGTTATAGAAGAAACACAAGTTTTGGTTGAAGATACGAAGAAGATCAAACTGATGACAGAGGAGTTGGAGAGTGTAAAGGTACATTCTGTCAGTGGCTATCAGTTGTCAATACTTGCAAATCAGTTCCATTAAAATTTGAGATTTTGCATTCGCTATTACTTATTACGTCTACTTAGCATCAGTAATCATTTGCGTTCAAACAGGCTACTCTagaaaacgaaaaagaaagagCTGATGATGCAGTGAAGAAATTCGAAGAAGCTCAAGAGTCTCTCGAAGACGGAAGAAAGAAACTGGAAGAGTCAGAGAAGAAAGGTCAGCAACTCCAAGAATCTCTAACAAGGTAAGGACAATATGTTATTTATATGTTCCTAACCACTCCTGGATATATGGTTAATTGCTCTTGTAGATTAATGTATTTTGCTGGTAATTTTCACTGTCCGATGAGCTAAATTGATGAAGTTAATGTGATCAGGATGGAGGAAAAGTGCACCAACTTGGAATCGGAGAACAAAGTCTTACGGCAACAGGCTGTGTCCATGGCACCGAATAAATTTCTCTCTGGCCGCTCCAGGTCCATTTTACAGGTAAATTAGGACACTAAATTGAAATATGAGACCGCAAGTATCTTTTTCTCGGTTGTCTGAAGCTTACGAATTACCATCCGTTTAACAACAACAGAGAGGTTCTGAGAGTGGTCATCTAGCAGTGGATGCCAGGTCAAGCTTGGTGAGTACATTTGCCACATATTTGAGTAAATTAACCAATTCAGTTTGTGTCTCAAGTTCGGCTTTTTGATTGATCTAATGATGGTGCTTTTAATTTGAATCAGGATCTGCATAGCCATTCAATAAACCATAGGGATTCCTCTGAAGTGGATGATAAAccacaaaaatcattaaacGAGAAGCAGCAAGAAAATCATGAGCTACTTATCCGCTGCATTGTCCAACCCTTGGGTTTCAAGGGTAACCGACCTATCACAGCATGTATCATCTATAAATGCCTACTTCAATGGAGGTCATTTGAAGTTGAACGAACCAGTGTCTTTGATCGCATTATTCAGACAATAGGCCATGCTATTGAGGTAGGCTTGACCTTCCTAGTTTATATGTATTCAACTGTGATTGGAATTAATGTTGAGTAAATTGATATCTCAGACTCAAGATAACAACAATACATTGGCCTATTGGTTGTCCAATGCCTCGACGCTCCTCTTACTCCTCCAACGCACACTCAAAGCTAGTGGTGCAGCTGGGATGGCTCCACAGCGGCGCCGTTCATCTTCTGCCACTCTGTTTGGAAGGATGACTCAGGTATATATGGTTTGAATAGCAAAAGCTTCTTGTTTCATTACAAGTATAATCTGGAGAATGTTTCTATTATTCAGAGCTTCCGTGGAGCACCTCCAGGTGTAAACCTTGCAATGATAAACGGTGCTGCGGGAGGTGGAGCGGATACCTTAAGACAAGTCGAAGCAAAATACCCGGCGTTACTTTTTAAGCAGCAGCTCACAGCTTATGTTGAAAAGATATACGGAATGATTCGGGACAACTTGAAGAAGGAGATTTCTCCACTCCTTGGATTGTGCATTCAGGTATGCCATTAATCACACCAGCCACCACTTTCACAAGCAGGAGAAGGTTCTTCTAggtaagttattatttttatgtcttCACCTTTAAACAGGCGCCAAGAACATCGAGAGCGAGTTTAGTGAAAGGAGCATCTCGTTCAGTGGCCAACACTGCAGGTCAGCAAGCACTGATCGCCCACTGGCAAGGAATTGTGAAGAGCCTTACAAACTTCCTCAACACTCTGAAATTAAACAATGTGGGTTCCATTTTCTCTAGATAAAAACAAGTTGGGAGACTGCCCTGAGTTTGACTCTTCTGTTTGTGGTTTTTTAGGTTCCTTCATTCTTGGTGCGCAAGGTGTTCACGCAGATATTCTCATTCATCAATGTTCAACTGTTTAACAGGTTTTCCCATGGCTCATCAGCATCTAGAATCCCATCATGtctcaaaacaattttttttttcaatcttgTACTAATCAAATGTTTCCTTTGTTGTCCCCAACAGTCTTCTGTTGAGACGTGAGTGCTGTTCATTTAGCAATGGCGAGTATGTGAAAGCTGGCTTGTCTGAATTGGAACACTGGTGCTTCAAGGCAACAGATGAGGTATCTCTTCTTAACTTTCTTTCACTCCCCTCTTATCACTCAGATAAAACTAACCAATACAATTGCAGTATGCGGGTTGTTCGTGGGATGAGCTTAAACATATAAGACAGGCCATTGGGTTTCTGGTAACCTTTTCTTAGCTTCTACCTAAACCTTAAGTAGGTACCCCATGAGAGTAAATTATTTACTAACTCTAGTTCCAAAATGCAGGTCATACACCAAAAACCAAAGAAAACTCTCGATGAGATCAGTCATGATCTTTGCCCTGTAAGTTTATCTTTGTTTTCATTTGATACAAACTTGCCAGTTTGCTAACAGATTGGAAACTTGAAGTTTTCATTTGCTGATCACTTGAAATTGTGGGCAGGTACTGAGTATACAACAGCTATACAGGATAAGTACGATGTACTGGGACGACAAATATGGCACACACAGCGTCTCCCCGGACGTAAGTAATGATCTGTCTCAGCATTTCTTTAACTAGCTTATATTTATACcacctatctctctctctatgataTGAATAGGTAATAGCAAATATGAGGGTGCTAATGACAGAAGATTCAAGCAATGCTGTTAGCAACTCTTTCCTTTTGGATGACGACTCAAGGTTAGTACAAAACTTGGTTTTACTAATGCCAACAGGTTTCGTTTTGGTTCGTTGAcgtttttctaatttatttttttaaaatgattttgcaGCATTCCTTTCTCTGTTGATGATTTATCGAAGTCGATGGAGAGATTTGATATTACTGATATCGAACCTCCACCTTTGATCCGGGAGAATTCTGGATTCAGCTTCTTATTGCCTGTCGCCGAGTGATGCTtgacaatctctctctctctttaccttaCACGCCAACGTAGACCAAATCTAGGTCTAGTGTCTACCTCTTTTACCAAATTGGATTGCGTTTCATGCAAGCAATCGCTACTTTTATTGCCTTCTGAAATTACGGATAAAATGAGGTTATTCTTGTGTTTAAGATTTGATTACATCCGCCTTGAATTATTCTCTTACAAACTCGAGTACTATTGTTTGATTAATAGATTGTCTTTAATAATTGATGGGAATATAAGCTATCATCTTGAAATAGGCATATGACATGATTAATGAAAATTGAGTTGTTACGCAATTACTTCTTTTTCataatagaaattttatattcaCTTACTTTATAACTCTGATTATTTTTCAGACCAAACAAAGGAATTTAACAAAATCTATCTTACCGAAAACATTGGAGTGTTCTTTTTGCTATGCTTCTTAGCAAAACAAGACCAATGTAAATATTACTCAGGGACAATAGGCCAATAGGGTGACGCGCTCGTGAGaatgtcaaaataaaaacactGATTTTCCCACCGTTTTGGCGTAACGCGCTCACTCTGCGCTTGTACTACAAATGCTAGAGCGCCACATGCAACAGATTGGTTGACTTTGTTTTTTTGACAGAGTTGACTTGTATTTTATGTTAATGTAATTCTTAACTTAATCAACTAATGTTATTGTGTGCATTAAGAATTAGAGTTACATAAACTGATATTTTACCTGAACATTTACTTACATTATTGTATCATTTACTACGCTGTATTTTATTATTACTGTGTACCATATAATTGATTTATGGTacgtatatatttgttttatatattaaattccaTCCATAAACTTAGGAAAAATGTAAAACGAATAAtttacatctatattattaaaagtaaaGTAGTACtctttggaaacatagatagcaGTCTAATTagatttgtttggaaacatcGATAGGAGTAttatattaattgtattttcatattttactcggtttaaagattttattaattatattatcttaacaATAATTcatatcattaattatattaccataataatataatgcagatttttatttattagctAATTAATACTCTCTCcttttcatattaagtgtcgttctagagaaatattttcgttacaaaataagtgtcattttttattttcaatgcaaaatttattaattttatgcaaaatttatttttctattagttGAAATATAGTTAGGTGTATGAGTAATGGTGTTTTTAtataggaaatgtacaaaattaattgtttta
The window above is part of the Brassica napus cultivar Da-Ae chromosome C8, Da-Ae, whole genome shotgun sequence genome. Proteins encoded here:
- the LOC106454390 gene encoding myosin-9-like, producing the protein MQGTPVNIIVGSHVWVEDSDVAWIDGEVEKLTGEEVVIQATTGKKITAKLSKIYPKDVEAPAGGVDDMTKLSYLHEPGVLQNLKIRYELNEIYTYTGNILIAINPFQRLPHIYDAHMMQQYKGAPFGELNPHVFAVADVAYRAMINEGKSNSILVSGESGAGKTETTKMLMRYLAYLGGRAVTEGRTVEQQVLESNPVLEAFGNAKTVRNNNSSRFGKFVEIQFDKQGRISGAAIRTYLLERSRVCQISDPERNYHCFYLLCAAPQEEIEKYKLGHPKTFHYLNQSKCYELVGISDAHDYLATRRAMDIVGISEKEQEAIFRVVAAILHIGNIEFTKGREVDSSVPKDDKAKFHLKTAAELLMCDLKALEDALCKRVMVTPEEVIKRSLDPESAVTSRDGLAKTVYSRLFDWLVNKINNSIGQDANSKCLIGVLDIYGFESFKTNSFEQFCINFTNEKLQQHFNQHVFKMEQEEYTKEAIDWSYIEFVDNKDVLDLIEKKPGGIIALLDEACMFPKSTHETFANKLYQTFKAHKRFIKPKLSRTDFTVAHYAGEVLYQSDLFLDKNKDYVIPEHQDLLGASKCPFVVGLFPPLPEETSKSSKFSSIGSRFKLQLQQLMETLNSTEPHYIRCVKPNNLLKPAVFENVNIMQQLRCGGVLEAIRISCAGYPTRKPFFEFVNRFGLLCPSALEGSYDEKVVCKKILDSMGLKGYQIGKTKIFLRAGQMAELDARRTEVLSGAAKKIQRRTRTHQAQKRFTVLRKATISLQALCRGRLSCKVYENLRREAAAVKIQKNGRRYYSRKSYKKLHVCALALQTGLRAMAARKEFRFRKQTKAATIVQAQWRCHRATTYYKKLKNGVIISQTRWRGRLARRELRKLKMASRETGALKEAKDMLEKKVEELTYRVQLEKRLRADLEEAKTQETAKLQSSLEEMRRKVDEANALLVKEREAAKKAAEEAPPVIEETQVLVEDTKKIKLMTEELESVKATLENEKERADDAVKKFEEAQESLEDGRKKLEESEKKGQQLQESLTRMEEKCTNLESENKVLRQQAVSMAPNKFLSGRSRSILQRGSESGHLAVDARSSLDLHSHSINHRDSSEVDDKPQKSLNEKQQENHELLIRCIVQPLGFKGNRPITACIIYKCLLQWRSFEVERTSVFDRIIQTIGHAIETQDNNNTLAYWLSNASTLLLLLQRTLKASGAAGMAPQRRRSSSATLFGRMTQSFRGAPPGVNLAMINGAAGGGADTLRQVEAKYPALLFKQQLTAYVEKIYGMIRDNLKKEISPLLGLCIQAPRTSRASLVKGASRSVANTAGQQALIAHWQGIVKSLTNFLNTLKLNNVPSFLVRKVFTQIFSFINVQLFNSLLLRRECCSFSNGEYVKAGLSELEHWCFKATDEYAGCSWDELKHIRQAIGFLVIHQKPKKTLDEISHDLCPVLSIQQLYRISTMYWDDKYGTHSVSPDVIANMRVLMTEDSSNAVSNSFLLDDDSSIPFSVDDLSKSMERFDITDIEPPPLIRENSGFSFLLPVAE